A part of Vigna radiata var. radiata cultivar VC1973A unplaced genomic scaffold, Vradiata_ver6 scaffold_137, whole genome shotgun sequence genomic DNA contains:
- the LOC106753508 gene encoding uncharacterized protein LOC106753508, giving the protein MGYFDLNIPYPQPSLSNKVAEQSNRTRLAVKAMELGYTGIAYNRTIKGVMSDQHRCSIAPLTLSSLLNVLPSLSLSASLHRSILGVPLSTPFRQYTRLTVCVDSATQAQALNSGNPILKTYDLVAVKPFNQTAFDLACQTMEVDIISIDFSAKLPFRLKQPMVKVAMQRGICFEVTYSGLFADIQKRRQLISSAKLLMDWTRGHNIVFSSAAPTVNELRGPCDVANLLSLFGLSKERANAAISKNCRILLANSLRKKRFYKEAIRVEVLSTDATSQSKEDRYQELLQWDPISSGEGDIMLNDVHKSSLVSCKASKTEKAIDFTSVVNSLPSNGFEIRNILPANNVLPVCLGNKVNSPPVTQKLDQSATVPNSFTEKSNILETCEQDENSLSDDITNSYSLSRDDIFEKNMHNGVSDAVNFTEMNIPMAVDSIFVDDKINFLPVVRKINQSTPVHNNLTGQPDKFDVCPEQGKISQSQKQSEELLEKNIHSGTTKAFNSMEMDISTNATNVGVVLFETKAFDSESNLSISSSTLNPLKPHENDKLSGSSQEAHDIVHEVEIFDNIIPAPIYDKRYNDKSSDINLNEVGKIHAALANEDLKTSISDTSMEEGKQFVKRHETVEHEKQQLKSYDEMEMEDNFKAAGHLSPDVVMKDKEFGEVITESDQLAPVHRVLGALKKKRRTHRGLPLFPFKRLLNPTAFKRKVKESKSRTKLN; this is encoded by the exons ATGGGTTACTTCGATCTCAACATTCCCTATCCCCAACCCTCACTCTCCAACAAGGTTGCCGAACAAAGCAACCGCACCAGGCTTGCGGTGAAGGCCATGGAGTTGGGTTACACCGGAATCGCTTACAACCGCACGATCAAAGGCGTCATGTCTGATCAGCACCGTTGCTCCATTGCCCCCCTCACCCTCTCCTCTCTCCTCAACGTTCTtccctctctctccctctccgCCAGTCTTCACCGCTCCATCCTCGGAGTTCCACTCTCTACTCCCTTCCGTCAGTACACGCGTCTCACCGTTTGCGTAGACAGCGCTACCCAGGCCCAGGCCCTCAATTCGGGGAACCCCATTTTGAAGACCTACGATCTCGTCGCTGTTAAACCCTTCAACCAGACCGCGTTTGATCTTGCGTGTCAGACCATGGAG GTGGATATTATCTCGATTGATTTTTCAGCTAAATTGCCGTTTAGATTGAAGCAGCCTATGGTTAAAGTAGCAATGCAG CGTGGGATTTGTTTTGAAGTCACGTATTCTGGTTTGTTTGCTGATATTCAAAAAAGGAGACAGTTAATTTCCAGTGCTAAG TTGTTGATGGACTGGACTCGGGGACACAACATTGTATTTTCAAGTGCTGCTCCTACTGTGAATGAGCTCAGAGGACCTTGTGATGTTGCCAACTTGTTGTCATTGTTTGGACTCTCCAAGGAACGGGCTAATGCTGCTATTTCTAAAAACTGTAG GATTCTTTTAGCtaattctttaagaaaaaaacgaTTTTATAAAGAGGCAATAAGAGTAGAAGTTTTATCAACAGATGCAACATCTCAGTCCAAGGAAGATCGGTATCAAGAGTTACTACAGTGGGATCCTATCTCCAGTGGTGAAGGTGATATCATGTTGAATGACGTGCACAAATCTTCTTTGGTCTCTTGTAAAGCATCGAAAACTGAAAAAGCCATTGACTTTACTTCAGTGGTCAACAGCCTTCCATCTAATGGTTTTGAAATAAGGAATATCTTACCTGCAAACAATGTTTTACCTGTCTGTTTAGGCAATAAAGTAAACTCCCCACCTGTTACCCAAAAGCTAGATCAGTCAGCAACTGTACCTAACAGCTTCACTGAGAAGTCCAACATACTTGAAACTTGTGAGCAAGATGAAAACTCCTTATCAGATGATATAACTAATAGTTACAGTTTGAGCCGTGAtgatatttttgagaaaaatatgcATAATGGAGTATCTGATGCTGTCAATTTTACGGAGATGAACATTCCGATGGCTGTTGACTCTATCTTCGTCGATGATAAAATAAACTTCCTTCCGGTTGTCAGAAAAATTAATCAGTCAACTCCTGTGCATAACAACTTAACAGGGCAACCTGATAAGTTTGATGTTTGTCCTGAGCAAGGTAAAATCTCCCAATCACAGAAACAAAGTGAAGAACTTTTGGAGAAAAATATACACAGTGGAACTACCAAAGCTTTCAATTCTATGGAGATGGACATTTCGACAAATGCCACAAATGTTGGTGTCGTCCTGTTTGAAACAAAAGCATTTGATTCAGAATCAAACTTAAGCATCTCAAGCAGTACATTGAATCCTCTAAAACCACATGAAAACGATAAACTTTCTGGTTCTTCACAAGAGGCACATGATATTGTTCATGAAGTAGAAATCTTTGATAATATTATTCCTGCCCCAATTTATGATAAACGCTATAATGACAAAAGTtctgatattaatttaaatgagGTTGGCAAGATTCATGCAGCTTTGGCAAATGAAGATTTAAAAACATCTATTTCTGATACTTCGATGGAGGAGGGTAAACAGTTTGTCAAAAGGCATGAGACAGTTGAACACGAGAAGCAACAGCTGAAATCTTATGATGAGATGGAAATGGAAGATAATTTCAAAGCTGCCGGCCATTTAAGTCCAGATGTTGTAATGAAAGATAAAGAGTTCGGTGAAGTGATCACCGAATCGGATCAATTAGCCCCAGTTCATCGTGTATTAG GTGCATTGAAAAAGAAGCGAAGGACACATCGGGGACTACCTTTATTCCCCTTCAAGAGATTGCTAAATCCAACTGCCTTTAAGAGGAAAGTTAAAGAAAGCAAGAGCAGAACTAAGctgaa CTAG